The sequence GTGCCACGGTGCGGGTAGCTGTACCAGTGCCTGCCCAACAGGTGCTATCAGCTACGACTTACCGACACCCCAAGCCTTATCGTCTTATTTAAATAAAATCATTAGCCGTTTTCGTGAACAAGCCCAAACAGCTCCTGTGATTTTATTCCATGATAATGCGACTGGTGCCGACTTCATATCGGAGGATTTGGCTGGAGATATTCTTCCCGTTGCCCTTGAAGAAATTACAGTTGCAAGCCTCGATCACTGGCTTTCTGCACTCGCTTGGGGCGCGCGCCAAGCGCTTATTCTCAACACAGAAGCGACTGCGCCAACACTCACGCAAATGCTCAAAGGTGAACTTACACTAGCCAATAGCATTTTAGATGAAATGGGTCAGCCACAACGTATTAGCCTTATCGATCCAAGCATGGTAACTCATTTAGAATCGATGCTTGATATCAGCTTAGATTGGCCAATCATAGTACCGGCGGCATTTGTATCGACAACTAAGCGCGATACCCTGTTTGAGGCAATAGACCACCTCAATAGCCAAGCGGGTGAAATTGATACTTGTCTGAGCATGAATAACATTCCCTACGGCAAAGTGAGCGTCAATGTAGAGAAATGCACCTTATGCATGTCCTGCGTAGCAATTTGCCCAACGATGTCATTACAGGATGGTGGTGACAAACCTGCGCTACACTTCATTGAACAAAACTGTGTGCAATGTGGTTTATGTGAAGCGGCTTGCCCTGAAAAAGTGATTAGCCTCACCCCACAAATCAATTTTGATAAAGCTGCACGTCAGCAACAACACACCCTGAAAGAAGAAGCCCCCTTCGAATGTATTCGTTGCGGCTCTCCTTTTGCGACCCAATCTATGGTGCATCGGATGCTGGATATGGTCGGCGCGCATAGCGCATTTTCAGCCAATATTGAACGCCTGAAAATGTGTGGCGACTGCCGGGTAAAAGACATGTTTGAAGACATTCTTCAAGATCCTGAAAAGCAACTGCGATAAGAGATCCGTTATGACCGAATCCGTAAGACAAGTATCAGAAAACGATCAGTTGAGAGCCGATATTTATCAACT is a genomic window of Shewanella putrefaciens containing:
- a CDS encoding 4Fe-4S binding protein — protein: MTNQTQHALKQARQNVLAQTQILQNLIPPTVSYTTEGTVLIIGPEDLARLAADKLSTMANRVILANEAITSQDEAHLERVMAAATNVESYYNKLIGIKGFLGQFQVSVEHQNGAAELSLVSIRKPHFDLVLDLSSTPCLNLEMLPPGYFYVGQDTAKLEDALTQIPELVGQFDKPRYVKINPDLCAHNRNDINGCNRCLNFCPADAISSVAKKIEIDPYLCHGAGSCTSACPTGAISYDLPTPQALSSYLNKIISRFREQAQTAPVILFHDNATGADFISEDLAGDILPVALEEITVASLDHWLSALAWGARQALILNTEATAPTLTQMLKGELTLANSILDEMGQPQRISLIDPSMVTHLESMLDISLDWPIIVPAAFVSTTKRDTLFEAIDHLNSQAGEIDTCLSMNNIPYGKVSVNVEKCTLCMSCVAICPTMSLQDGGDKPALHFIEQNCVQCGLCEAACPEKVISLTPQINFDKAARQQQHTLKEEAPFECIRCGSPFATQSMVHRMLDMVGAHSAFSANIERLKMCGDCRVKDMFEDILQDPEKQLR